In a single window of the Paenibacillus sp. MMS20-IR301 genome:
- the rnc gene encoding ribonuclease III: MKGDLKQLQSQLQIQFHDSVLLKQAFTHASYVNEHRFNQHQDNERLEFLGDAVLELTVSEYLYNLLPDRPEGELTKLRAAIVCEPSLVRFAETLGFGRFVLLGKGEELTGGRTRPALLADVFEAFVGALYLDQGLETARKFLDDHVFPLVETDGKLQMQMSDFKTELQELIQHHGMGTLEYRIIEERGPAHEREFVSEVYMASRSLGSGSGRSKKEAEQQAAAAALLRLKEDGA; encoded by the coding sequence GTGAAAGGAGACCTGAAGCAGTTACAAAGCCAACTTCAAATCCAATTTCACGATTCTGTACTTCTAAAGCAGGCTTTTACCCATGCTTCATATGTGAACGAACACCGGTTCAATCAGCATCAGGATAATGAGCGCCTGGAATTTCTGGGTGATGCGGTGCTGGAGCTGACGGTGTCCGAATATCTGTACAATCTGCTCCCGGACCGGCCGGAAGGTGAACTGACTAAGCTGCGTGCCGCAATTGTATGTGAGCCGTCACTTGTCCGTTTCGCCGAGACGCTCGGTTTTGGACGGTTTGTACTGCTGGGTAAAGGAGAAGAACTTACGGGCGGACGTACCCGCCCGGCTCTGCTGGCCGATGTGTTCGAAGCCTTCGTAGGAGCGCTCTATCTCGATCAGGGTCTGGAAACAGCCCGGAAATTCCTCGATGATCATGTATTTCCGCTGGTCGAAACCGACGGTAAGCTGCAAATGCAAATGAGCGATTTCAAAACAGAGCTTCAGGAACTGATACAGCATCATGGTATGGGTACGCTGGAATATCGGATTATTGAAGAACGCGGACCGGCGCACGAGCGCGAATTCGTTTCTGAAGTGTATATGGCCAGCCGTTCACTGGGCAGCGGCAGCGGCCGTTCCAAGAAGGAAGCGGAGCAGCAGGCTGCAGCGGCAGCACTTCTGCGTCTGAAGGAAGACGGTGCCTGA